Genomic segment of Cydia fagiglandana chromosome 16, ilCydFagi1.1, whole genome shotgun sequence:
ATGATACGTCTCGCTGCCGACGAGGGAAAGCATCAGAGTCCGGGACTCGTACCATCTCACTGACAGAGCGTATAGATAGAGTATGGAGCGACATTCAGTcgtcatttttaatattaaacgcTCACAAAACACgttgtcgatttaaaacaataTCACCATGCTTCATTCATATTTGCCAAAGTTAATACTAACCTCACTATTTATACCTACTGTATGTTCTTCGATGATAAAATTGTGAAAAGCGCACCGAGCGCCGCGCACCCGCGCCGCCTCGAGCGTAATATTCGTACTGATCAAAGTACAATGTTGAAAATATCTTATTTAGAATTGATGACATGTAAACATTTATTTCTAGCGCGTGCTGCGGCCCGCCCGGCTCGGCCTCGGGGAGCCGAGGCCGGAATGGGCCTCGGCCAAGCGCTCCAGCGCAGGCGAGGCCGGAGCAGGCCTCGGCCGAGCGCTCCAGCAGTCGAGGCCGGAGCGGGCCTCGGCCGAGCGCTCGAGCCCAGCCGAGACCGGAGTAGCCCTCGGCCAAGCGCTGAAGCCCGGTCGAGGCCCGCTCCCAGGCGGACCTATCTAATGAACAAACGTTTAAGAAAGTAAAATTTTTAGTCACTAGTGGGTAATTTTTGAATGTGATTCAATCTTATCTTTATTTTTCTATATCGAGTGACATcttttgtaacttttatttcttTATGTTCCAACttatattttgtaattgcaTTTACTGAAAGCGATGTATTTAACCAACGATGTAATGAAGTAATATTTTCTCTTTTTTGTATCTCGTCTGCActggtattttttattgaatttacTATAAATGTactttaagtgtataattttaaataaattactgaaaatgattatattctaatttttatgttcaaataattataatagtttCATTTACTCTTCCCCTGTTCTCTCGCATCCTTTtccttattataattattaaacttGTCTGTCTGTGTCTGCTACATCTGCTCAGTTTTGATGATCAGTAATATTTGGACTGATTGCTACTTCTCCCAGATGGCTTCTTTATTAGTTGCGGAGTTCTCTAGGAGGTACGCAAACATTTAAAGAGAAATTGCAGTTGATGTCAATAAAAATTGTGCTGAATTGTAGACATATTTAAATGAGTCATATTTTAAAAGCGAAATCATTTCTATAGCTTAATTTATACATACACTTAGTTACACATAAAAAAGAGATGGATCACAAAAGGTAAGATGGGCCGATGATGTTGTAAAACAGCTGATGACCACacagcttcgagcaacaccggcttccgacacagcCCACGACAGACGAACATGAAATAAGATGGAGGAGGCTTTCTACCCTATAGGGGCCATAAAATAAATGCGAAATTAACTCTTACCTCATCACGCTTCAACCGCCCAACCAGTGATTTACATGACATTTAATGGGGGATACTATAGAAGTGGTTTAAATGAATGCTAATAATTTACGCAGAAGTTAGTGTGCATTATCTGAGGGGAAATATTCACAATGCAATATATTACCAAATATAGAAACTATGGACAAACAATAAAAACACAACATTAAAATTCATAtcttatttaattcttataacATCCACATAGGGAATTGTGGAAATTATCACAGCATTTATAGAGAAAAATTCACATTTATTCCTACAATctaaaaattaactaaatccTGTAATAAGGCACTGGTATTAAATCTGTAAAGAGAATAACACATTTAAAActgtaattattataaatttagccattaaattaatgtatttcagTGGCCACTAATTTTGCGACATTACAGAAATAGGTAAACATTAAAAATCTACACTTAATTCTAGTGTCCATTAACTATAGTTCCTGTAGAAGGTTGAGTTGGCTTAGTTAAAGGTTCATCAGCTGTTAGAGCTGCTTCATCTTCCAGGTGTCGTTGTAACGCTGCAGTCATAGCTTTTAGGAATGCAACTAGGTTCAAAGACTCCCGACTAGATTGTGGCGCATGCAATGCCAGCGCCAGGAATGGCAGCCGCCGCAGCGCCCGCCCCGACAGCGACGCCTGTGACGCCGCCTGCGCCACCTCCCACAGCATAAGGCTTGGCCGCGCGTGTTCAGAGTCGGCCCAGCCTGAACCCTGCAAAACTCTGTGCCCAAAAAGCAGGTCACGTGGTGCCACTATTCCACGCGCCATCAGCTCCTCGCAGCATCCGCGTAGAATCTCGTatgccgcgcgcgccgccggcgGCCCGACCCGACGCTTCAGGTCTGCTCGATCAACGAAAGCTACATCTACTGCCGTCGTCAGGTTGGATGTGGCGAGCACGAGAGCGTTGGGAAGACGTCGCAACCGGTCTAACTGAGTGAGCAGAGCGTTAACGGCGCGGAGAGCGTCTGAAGGCTCGAGACCGGCCATAGCCGCGCGCCGAGCGTGCGCTAACGATTCCACCTCATCCACAAGAACTATGCACAACATCCGCGGGTCAGACGCTATCTCACGCACACGTTCAAACAGCTTAGCCACGAGTTTTCCGCTTTCCGAGAACCATTTCGAAAAAAGTCCATGTGCGTTAATCTCTAAAAGACGAGCCCTTGAAAACCGATCGCCGAGACGGATTGACAGTTTTTGAGCTAATGCGCGGCAGAGACTGGTCTTGCCCGTGCCGGGCGGCCCGTGTAGTAGCACGACCCGGCTCCAACCCACCACTAGAGGGTTCACACCGCGATCTGTTAGCTCTAGCGCTGTCTTTACGTAGCGCAGAGTATCCTCCTTGAGCCGTGTGTCGTATATTAGACTCTCCCACAAGCCGTGGAACTCCGCCGCGGGCAGCGACCATACGTCAGCTGCAGACACTTCTTCACCCGAGGTATCATCAGTCATAGTGTCTGTTTCCACGCCATACTGATCGAGCATATGCACATGAAATACAAGATCAGCGTCACGCGGAGATACATCTGTTTCGTGTTCGGCGTCGCAAAAAGTAATGCACTGCACGTGTTCTTTCAGTTCTAGAGCATCTATCTGATCTTCAAACGCAGTATTGTTTATTGTGGCACCAGGAGTTAGCATGGGTAACTTGATTAAAAAGCCCCGTACCAAGTCTTCAATATAATCCTTAGAGGCACGGCTCTGTCTCACTTGAACAATTTCTATATGAAGAGATGTACTCATGTTGAAAgccttattttgttttaatttgatATATGTTTTATTAACGATACAAGAAGGAatgaaaataacttaaataactGCCGTTCCCAATTCAAATGTTTGAAgcagaaaaaaattacatgACATTGACAAATGCAATGAGCCATTCCATAGACAAGAGCTGTTTGAGAAAATCTTAACAACGAATGTGACTTCCTTGTCAGATAACGGAAACCGCGTTTCTTTTATACACTCTAATAGCTTGTTAGTAAATGTCGGTCGATATTGACATTGACGACGCCGACGACGCTAAGaataaaaatttcattttatttctaaCCTAACTTGATTATAAATTCGATTAATTAACTATGAAGGACGTTATTGATGTATTGGCTTTGCAAAGTTCTCGACGCGAACGACGTTTACCGGATTATCGTAGTGCACCAGGCCACAGTTTAGCCACCAACTTCATATTCGAGTGCGGTATAAAATTAGGCCTGCAACCGGCAACTGTAGCTGCAGGAGCTATATTTTATCACAGATTCTTCAAAGATGTGGATAAGAATGACTACGATTGCTATGTAATATGCACAGCCTGTCTTTGTGCCGCTGGGAAGTCTCGGGATGAACCGGTGAAACTGCGTGATGCAGTGAATGTGGCGTATAACTCGATCAATCGCGGTGCTGGTCCTTTGGAGTTGGGAGAAGAGTATTGGTCGTGGCGCGGTGCAGTGGCACAAGCCGAGTTGTTGGTCCTACGAGTGCTGGGCTTTAATCTAGACGCACCATCGCCTCACAGATATTTGCTGCACTATCTGCGGTCTCTGCAGGAGTGGTTCCCGACTCCACAGTGGCGCTCTGCGCCAGTAGCCCGCACAGCTATGGCCTTCTTGCAAGACTTTCATCATTCCCCAGCAGTGTTGGACTACAGAGCACCACACATTGCAGTAGCTAGTCTGACATTGGCTTTACATGTTCTTGGAGTCTCTGTGCCTCTGGCATCTACTCTAGATGACGATGCAGCGTGGTATTCGGTAAGATTTTGTaaacatttattaatatttggCCTAGTTTATTCTTTCAATTTAAATTACAGATTTCATAGAATATGCAATGCTGTCCAagaatttttttaatgcttacTTATAGCACATAATCAAGGTATTATGCAAGTGACACTTGTTTGAAGGGTGGTGGAAAGGGTGAATTGAACTTGctaaggtcagatggcagtcactttcttaaaaactagtgcctacgccaattcttatTGCCAAGCCATGacgaaatgccgggacaacgcaagAGAGATGATGATTAAACTTATAAAATCTTGATTGAACATTGCCCCCCTTTAgtaaaaaatatgatttaaattctataagttattgtttttcttttgttACAGGTGTTTACGAAAGACTTGCAAAAGGAAAAGAATTGGGAGATCATGGAAAAAATAATGCTAGTTTATAGCAGAGAACCAGAACCActttaaatgtaataatttaatgtaggcTAAAATTTATTGACAAATAAAGATAAGATTGATACTTCCTGTTTATTCTTTTCTTTACTAAAGGTCCTGTCCTGACCTCAACCTCATGATTATTTTCAAACATGAACATTCCAAATAGGCCAACAAAGGCACTTTTGCAATTCAAAtagaatttacatacaagcaaaaaaacatcaaaaatttAAACTTTTGTTGGTGTCCTCAACTCGGGTGATGGCAACCCGTCTTGTGAGGGATATTTGTATGAGTAGGTAGTCTTAACAAATCGTACCCGCGAGTTTGATataaatgtagtgcataattattttccatcgtattttcacggaaacttacgaatgtgtcttgctatttctaAAAACTGACAttgaactagcatgacaaatacgttTCCGAGAACGATggaaacaattttattatgcactacatctgtagctgAAATTGAAGGTGATGTATAGATAGcacctagggttgccaaccgtactatattatatagtattgtactatattttggctctctgtactatatacttttggaaaaatatatagtacgctaaaatactatatttccgattaaacgtatattacactcatgtttagtagtttatctaaaagtactatttttttttaaatgtaccttatgtgCCTTATTCTGggaaatactatattccaccaaaaaaaagttggcaaccctaataGCACCATACATGTTCGGTGGTTCAACTTTTGACAACCAGCGCTACCGCaaaagggtggtattccacctgtccaatttgtaTTTTGCCTaatgagagtgagacgcaatgacattggacagatggaataccacccttatgtAACtacgtacagcgccatctacataAACTGTAGAATTGTAAGAAAAGAAATGCAAGTCTTGGAAATGACTCCGGTTTGAACTCATTCGTATACGTAATTAACCCCTTATCAGACTGACAGATCAAACATGActatcgaatgtcagtcttactacTTAATTGTAAATAGAACAcaaatttaaagtacctaaccatgtcacagaataaataatagtacctagtactaatatacagaagattcactctaacagaacgcgtttgttacgattaggactgatatgaccgctaggtggcgacagcgccacgcgcgactCAAGTcatagccaccaaaattggtgtgggatggatgtacttgtagctacctgtagcaaagcgacgaaatcgcggagtgagcatTGAGAAATCCTCTTAAGCCTATTGTTTGGTGATATGATGgatgcagtggcggatttgcagtctttgccgccctaggccccaggccctgtagccgcccctttcaaggcacccataatatttactacattttgagttatttcttgttaccatcagcgaattttttgtcacaatttgtcgcccctaaatatcttgccgccctaggccagggcctactgtgcctcagggcaaatccgccactggatgGATGTGATATGATATAATCAGAGCATAAGGATCAAGGAATTTGAGATACAACTACGGCAATTAAACAACACTTAGATCTACAAACAAATATAATCCAGTTTTCTAACATTTTACGatacataatttttataaatgtacAGGGTAAGCTCATGACGTGGGAAAAGCGGTACTAGTTTTCAACTGGCTACCGTATGTGGTGCAATAATATTTAAACATGGGGGCGGCGAGCGCCGCGCTGATATGCTTTACTTTTCATGGAACAGGTATGA
This window contains:
- the LOC134672317 gene encoding cyclin-Q, which encodes MKDVIDVLALQSSRRERRLPDYRSAPGHSLATNFIFECGIKLGLQPATVAAGAIFYHRFFKDVDKNDYDCYVICTACLCAAGKSRDEPVKLRDAVNVAYNSINRGAGPLELGEEYWSWRGAVAQAELLVLRVLGFNLDAPSPHRYLLHYLRSLQEWFPTPQWRSAPVARTAMAFLQDFHHSPAVLDYRAPHIAVASLTLALHVLGVSVPLASTLDDDAAWYSVFTKDLQKEKNWEIMEKIMLVYSREPEPL
- the LOC134671909 gene encoding pachytene checkpoint protein 2 homolog, with the translated sequence MSTSLHIEIVQVRQSRASKDYIEDLVRGFLIKLPMLTPGATINNTAFEDQIDALELKEHVQCITFCDAEHETDVSPRDADLVFHVHMLDQYGVETDTMTDDTSGEEVSAADVWSLPAAEFHGLWESLIYDTRLKEDTLRYVKTALELTDRGVNPLVVGWSRVVLLHGPPGTGKTSLCRALAQKLSIRLGDRFSRARLLEINAHGLFSKWFSESGKLVAKLFERVREIASDPRMLCIVLVDEVESLAHARRAAMAGLEPSDALRAVNALLTQLDRLRRLPNALVLATSNLTTAVDVAFVDRADLKRRVGPPAARAAYEILRGCCEELMARGIVAPRDLLFGHRVLQGSGWADSEHARPSLMLWEVAQAASQASLSGRALRRLPFLALALHAPQSSRESLNLVAFLKAMTAALQRHLEDEAALTADEPLTKPTQPSTGTIVNGH